The following coding sequences lie in one Sorghum bicolor cultivar BTx623 chromosome 6, Sorghum_bicolor_NCBIv3, whole genome shotgun sequence genomic window:
- the LOC8075895 gene encoding 40S ribosomal protein S11, with protein MAEQTEKAFLKQPKVFLCSKKAAKGNKPGKGGNRFWKNIGLGFKTPREAIEGTYIDKKCPFTGTVSIRGRIIAGTCHSAKMNRTIIVRRNYLHFVKKYQRYEKRHSNIPAHISPCFRVKEGDHVIIGQCRPLSKTVRFNVLKVIPAGSKSGAVKKAFTAA; from the exons ATGGCGGAGCAG ACGGAGAAGGCTTTCTTGAAGCAGCCCAAGGTGTTCCTCTG TTCCAAGAAGGCCGCCAAGGGGAACAAGCCTGGCAAGGGAGGAAACAGGTTCTGGAAGAACATTGGCCTTGGTTTCAAGACGCCCAGGGAAGCCATTGAAG GAACCTACATTGATAAGAAATGCCCATTCACTGGCACTGTGTCTATCAGGGGTCGCATCATCGCCGGAACATGCCACAGTGCTAAGATGAATAGGACCATCATTGTTCGTAGGAATTATCTTCACTTCGTCAAGAAGTACCAGAG GTATGAGAAGAGGCACTCCAACATCCCTGCGCACATTTCACCATGCTTCCGTGTCAAGGAAGGTGATCATGTGATCATTGGCCAGTGCAG GCCACTGTCAAAGACTGTAAGATTCAATGTGCTCAAAGTCATTCCCGCAGGTTCAAAGAGTGGAGCAGTCAAGAAGGCTTTCACTGCCGCCTAA
- the LOC8060216 gene encoding protein NUCLEAR FUSION DEFECTIVE 4, translated as MAGGGGGGPGPGRVKAGSRPPWVGLAAAVWVQVAAGSAYVFPLYSHAIKEALGYNQQALTMLGVGNDVGENVGLVPGVLANRLPPWLILVIGSACAFFGFGTLWLAVTKTVAMPYWVLWIALCIGTNSSAWLGTAALVTNMRNFPLSRGTVAGLIKGYVAVSAAVYTETFNGMLGNSPTNLLLLLALGIPTACIVVMYFVRPCTPSLDEDNSTEHSHFMYTQISSVVLGIYLMVATILGDTLKLSQAVTYLLFGIMILLLLAPLAIPIKMTLYPNKQTKEKPSTLAPSYSTDSLSGADPENSQPLLGSASTTFATGTNESDDSTDLDLLLAEGEGAVNLKKKRGPRRGDDFTFLEALVKADFWLLFVVYFCGVGTGVTVLNNLAQIGMSVGANDTTILLCLFGFCNFVGRILGGSVSEHFVRSRMLPRPFWMMCTQIIMVVTFLLFATGLHSLIYVSTTLLGICYGVQFAVMIPTVSELFGLKDFGLMYNFMLLVNPLGAFFFSALLAGYIYDKEAARQHPGVLEPSDCYGPDCFRLTFYVCAIVCCCGTLLSVLFISRIKPVYQMLYASGSFRHPRSQQQLH; from the exons ATGGCgggcggtggaggaggagggccggggccggggcggGTGAAGGCGGGGAGCCGCCCGCCGTGGGTCgggctggcggcggcggtgtgGGTGCAGGTGGCGGCGGGGAGCGCCTACGTGTTCCCGCTCTACTCGCACGCCATCAAGGAGGCGCTCGGGTACAACCAGCAGGCGCTCACCATGCTCGGCGTCGGCAACGACGTCGGCGAGAACGTGGGGCTCGTCCCGGGGGTGCTCGCCAACCGCCTCCCGCCCTGGCTCATCCTCGTCATCGGCTCCGCCTGCGCCTTCTTCGGCTTCGGCACGCTCTGGCTCGCCGTCACCAAGACCGTCGCCATGCCTTACTGGGTG TTATGGATAGCTTTATGTATTGGCACAAACAGCAGTGCATGGTTGGGCACTGCTGCTCTTGTGACCAACATGAGGAATTTCCCTCTCAGCCGAGGCACTGTTGCTGGTCTCATCAAGGGTTATGTTGCTGTTAGTGCTGCTGTCTACACTGAAACGTTTAATGGAATGCTTGGGAATTCGCCTACAAATCTTTTGCTGTTGCTTGCGTTGGGGATCCCAACAGCATGTATTGTGGTGATGTATTTTGTTAGGCCTTGCACTCCATCACTGGATGAGGACAACTCAACAGAACACAGTCATTTCATGTACACACAAATCTCAAGTGTGGTTCTCGGAATATACCTTATGGTTGCTACAATACTTGGTGATACTTTAAAACTAAGTCAGGCTGTCACCTATCTTTTATTTGGTATAATGATACTTTTGCTCCTTGCTCCACTTGCAATACCAATAAAGATGACACTTTatccaaacaaacaaacaaaggaaAAACCCAGCACCCTTGCTCCATCTTATTCAACTGATAGTCTGTCTGGTGCGGACCCAGAGAACTCACAACCACTTCTGGGCAGTGCCTCAACAACATTTGCTACAGGTACCAATGAATCTGATGACAGTACTGATTTGGATCTTCTATTGGCTGAGGGTGAGGGAGCAGTGAatttgaaaaagaaaagagGACCAAGACGGGGGGATGATTTCACATTCCTTGAAGCCCTAGTAAAGGCAGACTTCTGGCTACTGTTTGTTGTTTACTTTTGTGGAGTTGGCACAGGTGTCACTGTTCTCAACAACCTGGCTCAAATTGGAATGTCTGTTGGTGCTAATGACACAACTATTTTGTTGTGCCTCTTTGGCTTCTGCAACTTTGTTGGCCGTATCCTTGGTGGATCTGTCTCTGAACATTTCGTAAG GTCAAGGATGCTCCCTCGTCCTTTCTGGATGATGTGCACACAAATAATCATGGTGGTAACGTTCCTGCTCTTCGCAACTGGCCTTCATAGCTTGATTTATGTTTCAACTACACTCCTTGGGATCTGCTACGGAGTCCAATTTGCTGTCATGATACCAACGGTCTCGGAGCTTTTTGGGCTGAAGGACTTCGGGCTAATGTACAACTTCATGCTGTTAGTGAATCCACTTGGTGCATTCTTTTTCTCAGCTCTTCTTGCTGGCTACATCTATGACAAGGAGGCAGCAAGGCAGCACCCAGGTGTGCTGGAGCCTTCCGACTGTTATGGGCCTGATTGTTTCAGATTGACTTTCTATGTCTGTGCCATCGTGTGTTGCTGCGGTACCTTGTTGAGCGTGCTATTCATATCGAGGATAAAGCCGGTCTATCAGATGCTCTACGCAAGTGGATCGTTCAGACATCCTCGGAGCCAACAGCAGCTCCACTGA
- the LOC8075896 gene encoding calcium uptake protein, mitochondrial, with protein sequence MAPLPSAARLLRSTLGRLRSPPPARAFSSAAATETGAGNGREAAIAAAAVAVAVSGLGLWLKPPSLADSGEVPGGQISVAGAGAGATEAREEEKGWFLFADSFRRRVFFNYEKRIRLLSPPEKIFEYFASVRNPEGEVYMLPDDLMRAVVPVFPPSESTIVREGRLRGERSPGELHCAPSEFFMLFDTNSDGLISFAEYIFFVTLLSIPESNFTVAFKMFDVDHSGVIDREEFKKVMALMRSFNRQGSTHKDGLRIGLKVGQPVENGGVVEYFFGSDGNEPLHCDKFSKFLKELHDEIIRLEFSHYDVKSSKTIPAKDFALSMVASADMNHINKLLDRVDSLVKEPDLKDIRITFEEFKAFADLRRRLEPLSMAIFAYGKVNGLLTKEDLKRAAQHVCGVRLTDRVVDIIFHVFDTNQDGNLSSEEFLRALQRRENDIRQPTIPGPLGFLSCWFSGRKCSSLQQVVL encoded by the exons ATGGCTCCTCTGCCCAGCGCGGCTCGCCTCCTTCGATCgaccctcgggcggctgagatCGCCACCGCCGGCCCGGGCCTTCTCCAGCGCCGCGGCGACCGAGACGGGGGCGGGGAACGGACGCGAGGCCgcgatcgccgccgccgccgtggcggTGGCCGTGTCCGGGCTCGGGCTGTGGCTGAAACCGCCGTCGCTTGCCGACTCTGGCGAGGTGCCCGGCGGTCAGATCTCGGTCGCCGGCGCTGGCGCCGGCGCCACGGAGGCGCGGGAGGAGGAGAAGGGGTGGTTCCTGTTTGCAG ACTCATTCCGGAGAAGGGTGTTCTTTAACTATGAGAAGAGGATACGGCTTCTCAGTCCTCCTGAGAAG ATTTTTGAGTACTTCGCATCTGTGAGGAACCCAGAAGGGGAAGTTTACATGTTGCCTGATGACTTGATGAGAGCAGTAGTCCCTGTTTTTCCTCCATCAGAGTCCACCATAGTTCGTGAAGGAAGATTAAGGGGGGAGCGGAGCCCTGGAGAGTTGCATTGTGCTCCATCGGAGTTCTTTATGCTGTTCGACACAAATAGTGATGGTCTCATCTCCTTTGCTGA GTACATCTTTTTTGTGACATTGCTCAGCATTCCTGAGTCGAATTTCACTGTGGCCTTCAAAATGTTCGACGTTGACCACAGCGG GGTGATAGACAGAGAAGAGTTTAAGAAAGTAATGGCACTGATGCGGTCCTTTAACAGACAAGGGTCCACTCATAAGGATGGTTTACGTATTGGACTTAAAGTTGGCCAGCCTGTGGAAAATGGTGGGGTGGTTGAGTACTTCTTTGGGAGTGATGGGAATGAACCTCTACACTGtgacaagttttcaaaatttttgaagGAATTGCATGATGAG ATTATTCGACTGGAGTTCAGTCATTATGATGTCAAGTCGTCTAAAACAATACCAGCAAAGGATTTTGCATTGTCCATGGTTGCTTCTGCTGACATGAACCATATCAACAAGCTGCTCGATAGAGTTGATAGTTTGGTCAAGGAGCCAGATCTCAAGGACATACGCATCACCTTTGAG GAGTTTAAGGCATTTGCTGACTTGCGACGAAGATTGGAGCCACTGTCGATGGCTATCTTCGCTTACGGGAAAGTGAATGGGTTATTGACAAAGGAGGATCTAAAACGTGCGGCGCAACAC GTTTGTGGGGTCCGCTTAACTGATAGAGTGGTAGACATTATTTTCCATGTGTTCGACACAAATCAGGATGGGAACCTGAGCTCGGAAGAGTTCTTAAGAGCATTACAAAGAAGAGAAAATGATATTCGTCAACCAACAATACCAGGTCCATTGGGGTTCTTGTCTTGCTGGTTCAGCGGTAGGAAGTGTTCTTCACTTCAACAGGTGGTTCTCTGA